A genome region from Hippopotamus amphibius kiboko isolate mHipAmp2 chromosome 1, mHipAmp2.hap2, whole genome shotgun sequence includes the following:
- the ELOVL1 gene encoding elongation of very long chain fatty acids protein 1 isoform X2 gives MEAVVNLYQGMMKHADPRIQGYPLMGSPLLVTSILLTYVYFVLSLGPRIMANRKPFQLRGFMVVYNFSLVAFSLYIVYEFLMSGWLTTYTWRCDPVDFSNKPEALRMVRVAWLFLFSKFIELMDTVIFILRKKDGQVTFLHVFHHSVLPWSWWWGVKIAPGGMGSFHAMINSCVHVVMYLYYGLSALGPVAQPYLWWKKHMTAIQLIQFVLVSLHISQYYFMPSCNYQYPIIIHLIWMYGTIFFMLFSNFWYQSYTKGKRLPRVLQQNGAPGTTKVKAN, from the exons ATGGAGGCTGTTGTGAACTTGTACCAAGGGATGATGAAGCATGCAG ATCCCCGGATTCAGGGCTACCCTCTGATGGGGTCCCCCCTGCTAGTGACCTCTATCCTCCTGACCTACGTGTACTTCGTTCTTTCACTTGGGCCTCGGATCATGGCCAATCGAAAGCCCTTCCAGCTCCGCGGCTTCATGGTTGTCTACAACTTCTCACTGGTGGCGTTTTCCCTCTACATCGTCTATGAG TTCCTGATGTCTGGCTGGCTGACTACCTACACCTGGCGCTGTGACCCAGTGGACTTTTCCAACAAACCGGAGGCACTGCGG ATGGTTCGAGTGGCCtggctcttcctcttctccaAGTTCATTGAGCTGATGGACACG GTGATCTTTATTCTCCGGAAAAAAGATGGACAGGTGACCTTCCTACATGTCTTCCACCACTCAGTGCTTCCCTGGAGCTGGTGGTGGGGGGTAAAAATTGCCCCAG GAGGAATGGGCTCTTTTCACGCCATGATAAACTCCTGCGTGCACGTCGTCATGTACCTGTACTATGGATTGTCTGCCCTTGGCCCTGTGGCTCAGCCCTACCTTTGGTGGAAAAAGCACATGACAGCCATCCAGCTG ATCCAGTTTGTCCTGGTCTCTCTGCACATCTCCCAGTACTACTTCATGCCCAGCTGTAACTACCAGTACCCGATCATCATTCACCTCATCTGGATGTACGGCACCATCTTCTTCATGCTCTTCTCCAATTTCTGGTATCAGTCTTATACCAAAGGCAAGCGGCTACCCCGTGTACTTCAGCAAAACGGAGCTCCAGGTACCACCAAAGTCAAGGCCAACTAA
- the ELOVL1 gene encoding elongation of very long chain fatty acids protein 1 isoform X1, whose protein sequence is MSYLLVGESLARMEAVVNLYQGMMKHADPRIQGYPLMGSPLLVTSILLTYVYFVLSLGPRIMANRKPFQLRGFMVVYNFSLVAFSLYIVYEFLMSGWLTTYTWRCDPVDFSNKPEALRMVRVAWLFLFSKFIELMDTVIFILRKKDGQVTFLHVFHHSVLPWSWWWGVKIAPGGMGSFHAMINSCVHVVMYLYYGLSALGPVAQPYLWWKKHMTAIQLIQFVLVSLHISQYYFMPSCNYQYPIIIHLIWMYGTIFFMLFSNFWYQSYTKGKRLPRVLQQNGAPGTTKVKAN, encoded by the exons ATGAGTTACCTGTTGGTAGGAG AGTCCTTAGCCAGGATGGAGGCTGTTGTGAACTTGTACCAAGGGATGATGAAGCATGCAG ATCCCCGGATTCAGGGCTACCCTCTGATGGGGTCCCCCCTGCTAGTGACCTCTATCCTCCTGACCTACGTGTACTTCGTTCTTTCACTTGGGCCTCGGATCATGGCCAATCGAAAGCCCTTCCAGCTCCGCGGCTTCATGGTTGTCTACAACTTCTCACTGGTGGCGTTTTCCCTCTACATCGTCTATGAG TTCCTGATGTCTGGCTGGCTGACTACCTACACCTGGCGCTGTGACCCAGTGGACTTTTCCAACAAACCGGAGGCACTGCGG ATGGTTCGAGTGGCCtggctcttcctcttctccaAGTTCATTGAGCTGATGGACACG GTGATCTTTATTCTCCGGAAAAAAGATGGACAGGTGACCTTCCTACATGTCTTCCACCACTCAGTGCTTCCCTGGAGCTGGTGGTGGGGGGTAAAAATTGCCCCAG GAGGAATGGGCTCTTTTCACGCCATGATAAACTCCTGCGTGCACGTCGTCATGTACCTGTACTATGGATTGTCTGCCCTTGGCCCTGTGGCTCAGCCCTACCTTTGGTGGAAAAAGCACATGACAGCCATCCAGCTG ATCCAGTTTGTCCTGGTCTCTCTGCACATCTCCCAGTACTACTTCATGCCCAGCTGTAACTACCAGTACCCGATCATCATTCACCTCATCTGGATGTACGGCACCATCTTCTTCATGCTCTTCTCCAATTTCTGGTATCAGTCTTATACCAAAGGCAAGCGGCTACCCCGTGTACTTCAGCAAAACGGAGCTCCAGGTACCACCAAAGTCAAGGCCAACTAA